The genomic window AGGTACTGAGGTTTTTGTAGAATAAGGCAGCTGCAAAATAGGCCTTATTACCAAAGTATTTTTCATACGAAATATCAAACGCAGTTGCACGCCATGGATCGAGTTTCGCATTACCACCGCTACCGCTAGGCAAGAAAGTTCCCTTGTCGACGTGGAAGTCAAAACCTGAATTTAGCTGATCCAGACGTGGCCGCGCGATCTGCTTGGCGACACCGAAACGCAAAGTCTGCTGATCGGCAAAACCGAACGCCAGATTCATGCTCGGTAATGTGTCGTTGTATGTCTTACCGTCATTGACTGGCGACAAAGTACCGTTAGGATTGGACACTTGCGATGCCGAAGATTGATCGGTGCTGATAAATTGCAAACCGACGTTACCGCGTAGCGTGGCAGAACCGATCTGTGATTCAATATTTGCTTTAGCGTAGGCGGTAGTGATTTTTTCAGTCACATCCCAGGCACGCGATGCTGCTTCATTGTTCGTCTTATTGTTTGTAACAGGGTCAAAATACTTGGCGATCACACCAGGTACATTCCAAGACGGAACCACGCCGCTACCTGCAAAACCTAAATTAACCGGTGCGTACAAAAGGTCGTTAGAAATAGTTGGCGTTCCTTTTGCAAACAAATCGCCTTCCGGTTGACGCTTAGACTTGGTTCTGTCGCTGAAATTCACACCGACATCGATATCGCTAAAGATGCTTTCCAACATAGTCGGCGACGGCAAAGTGGCGGCCAACTTAAAGCTCTTCAACTCATCTTCTACGCTAGGCGCACGGGTGCTGCCGTAACCATAAATCGTATTACCTGTGTATAACTGCGAGGCGTCGCTGTAATTCAATTTACCAGACAAGGTCGCAAAATTACCCGGAGCCCAACCGACCGTCAAGGCAGGATCATTTAATGCGCCGCCTGTAGGATTTCTCAGTTGCAGGTTATTTTCAAGATAGTATTCATCACGTTTTGCGTGCGAATAATTCATGTCCGCAAACAAGGACCAGTTATCGAACTTAAACTTATTGCCCCAACCGACAGTGCGGATCTCATCCTCACGTTTGTTGTACTGACCACGCACCAGCGGGTAAGCACCGCTGGCAGTGCCGCCCAACAGAGTGCCATTGGCGATCGTCACCGCATCGTATTTAAAACCTTGTGGATTATTGCTACCGTTGTAACCACCCAAATTCGCTTCGAATTGATTATTGGTATCTTCTTGTTTAAATTTGGAAGCAAACACATCCAGCGTGCTGCGCCATACTTTAGAGGGACGGTATTCAAGCACACCGACAAAGCCGGTACGCTTCAGAGTACCGCTTTTGGCCAGAGATTTAACACCGGCAGTGATGAAAGTTCCAGCGGGCACACCGGAGACTGAACTCTGGCTGAATGGCTCATAAGTACCTGTTTCGTTATCCAAAATAGGAGAAGACAGATCGGCAATACCAAGTGCCAAACCAATAGTACGATCGGCAAATTGATCGATGTAGCTAACACTAAAGCGGTGCCCGGTGTCTTTAGTATCGGCAATCGATCCCAAAGAATTTTTCTCGCCACGGACATTAATTGAAACCGTACGTCCAGGAAAATCCAAAGGACGTACCACTTGCATATCGATGGTTCCTGACAGACCCTGCCCAACCAAACCCGCATCTGGAGTCTTATACACGGTAACACCGCTGAGCAACTCAGACGGATACTGATCAAATTCTACACTGCGATTATCACCAGTACTAACTTGCTCGCGACCGTTCAATAATGTGGTTGCAAAATCAGGCGACAAACCACGCACGCTGATCACCTGGGCACGACCACCAACACGCTGCGCAGCCAAACCAGGCAAACGAGCGATAGACTCAGCGATACTTGTATCTGGCAACTTACCGATATCTTCGGCAGAAACCGCTTCAACGATAGAGTTGGAATTTTTCTTTACCGAGATAGCTGCCTCAATACCGCGACGAATACCGGTCACAACCACAACATTTTCTACTGCTCCAGCATCATTTTTGACGGCTTCGGCTTGCTGCGCGAATGCAGTACCGGTGGCTGTTGACAGCAAGACCGCGCATCCGGCAGCGATCGGTGTCATCCGCAAAACTAGAGCATTCAAACCAGATAAGCGCTTCTGCTGCGCCTGCTTATTTTCTAAATGTTTCATTCATCTCTCCAATTTATTTTTATATAAATGCTTATACCAGGGATAGTGCGCGACCTTGGCAACTTACCCAACGCCATCAGAACTTAATTCATTTCACTGAACTTAGAATTAAATATCTAAACCAGAGTTTGTACTAAAACTAAATTTAGTGTCAATCAATAAGAGCTAAAAAAATCACATTAATTAGCAATTTTATCGAAACATACACTATACATGTCTCACAAAAGCCACGATTTCACTCAAAACGCTATGTAGTCAAACTACACAACATTAAAAATAATATCAAAGTATAACCAGATTTTTCAAAGCGCTTGCATTATCAATTGGCGAAAAATCCAAAGCGCTTTAATTTTTTCACGAAAATTTGTAGTGCGTCTCGCAACGTACTCAATTGAATGCTTTAGCTAAGCGCCACTACTTAAGCATAAGCTCAAACACCGGGAAATATTTCACTTACTTGCCGTCACAAGCGAGTCACAAGCGAGTCACAAACTAATCTCAAGCAGAGCTACCGCTGTATTTGCCAACCACGTGAGTTTAAAAAACTCAGAATTGCCCACACAAAATTCATCCATCTACAGGCAATCCCCAAAAAAAAATTAACCATCAAAATGCGGGTTTAGACTTGATCTATTTGATGGGTGCAGCAAACCTTGGCAAGCGAAATTAGGATATATAAATCCAGACATTCGCCTTACAATATCGCCAGATCTAGGTAAAAAAAGGAATGCAGTGTCTTACAAAACGATATTGGCCGACGAAGCCGCCACCCAAGCATTAGGAAAAAGTTTAGCGCCTTGCTTACTGCCGGGACTGAGCATCCATCTACATGGAGACTTGGGAGCGGGCAAAACCGCTTTGACGCGCGCCATCTTACATGCGGCGGGTCATCAAGGGCACGTCAAGAGTCCAACCTATACACTAGTCGAACCCTATCAGATCAGCATCAAACAACGGGCCGTGACGCTACTTCATTTTGATCTCTATCGCATGCTCAGCCCGGAAGAATTTTTGGAAGCGGGATTTCGCGAAGAGTTCAACGATAACAATATTTGCATCGTCGAGTGGTCGGAAAAGGCCGCAGGCATACTCCCGCCGCCCGATCTACATATTTTTTTAAGCATCGCAGGCCATGGACGTAAGGTAGAATTGCAAGCCTTGTCCGACAAAGGTAATGAATGTCTAGCACTACTGCGCTTCGCACCCAATCTGTAACTGCAAAAACACGTCGCACGCTGCTGAAAGCGACGAGTACTTTACTCATTTCAGTACTAGTTCCATCACTGGCCAGAGCGGCACAAATACTGGCGGTGCGGGTCTGGCCGGCCAGTGATTACACCCGCGTCACGCTAGAGAACGATAGCGAACTCAAGACCAGCCATTTCACGGTAAAAGATCCGGAACGATTGGTGGTTGACATAGAAGGCCTGGAACTAAACCCCACCTTAAAACAACTGGTGGCGAAAATTCAAGCGAACGACCCGTATATCAAGCAAGTACGGGTCGGGCAAAATCGTCCGAATGTGGTCAGGTTGGTATTTGACTTAAAAGAAGAAGTTAGCCCTCAAGTATTTAGCTTGCAACCTGTCGGTAGCTATAAGCATAGACTGGTATTCGATCTGTACCCGGCTAATCCACCCGACCCGATTGCCGCCCTGATAGAAAAAGGCGACTGGCACAAAATTACTGAGAAAGAATTCCCCTTAGCTAAAGTCGATCCAAAAATTGCCTCGCTACCAGAAATACAGCCCCAGGCCTCTGCCCCAGATGCAGATAAGAGTCACTCCAAAGCACCGGCTTTAATACGCATGATCACGATTGCAATTGACCCTGGCCACGGCGGTGAAGACCCTGGCGCCTTAGGGCATGGTGGCAGTCGCGAAAAAGACGTGGTACTCGCAATCGCCAAGCGATTAAAAGAAAAAATTGAGCAGCAGCCAAATATGCGGGTGATGCTAACGCGCGACGCCGATTATTTTGTGCCGCTTAATATCCGAGTGCAAAAAGCCAGGAATGTACAAGCTGATCTGTTTATGTCAATACACGCTGACGCCTTTGTAGAATCCAGTGCGCGTGGCTCTTCGGTCTTCGTCTTATCCGACAAGGGTGCCAGCTCAACCGCAGCGCGTTGGCTGGCGAATAAAGAAAATGCGGCCGACTTGATCGGCGGCGTAAATCTAAAGAGCCACGACAAGCAACTCGCTAGTGTCTTACTCGATTTATCCACCACGGCACAGATCAACGACAGCCTCAAGCTGGGCAAAGTGGTCTTGAGTGAAATTGGCGGCATCAATCGCCTGCACAAAGGATCAGTTGAGCAGGCTGGGTTTGCGGTATTAAAAGCGCCGGATATCCCCAGTATTTTGATAGAAACCGCCTTCATCTCCAACCCTGAAGAAGAGGCTAGGTTAACTGACGAGAGTTATCAGGACAAGATGGCCGATGCCATCGTCAAGGGTATTAAAAAATATTTTTCCAAAAATCCACCACTGGCAAAAAACAAGCTGACCTAGAGACTCAGCGCAAGGCTAAGGTGTCAGAGCTAGACCTTAGTCGATGCCAAGCTATTAGACTTGCGCATCCGAGTCGCAAGCGGTGTCGGCAGCAACCCAACGCGCCACCAAAAACCGAAACGGCCTTTGGGCAACCCTGGGCAAGAAGCGCAGATAGTTGGATGGCTCTAGCAACATGCCACACCGATACTGCCGTTTAGCCGCCGACCATACCAGCGCCTGGCAAGCGCCGCGAAATTGCCACAAAAACACCCTGGCAACCGGGCAAGGTTCGGAGGCACAACAAACACCACAAGCGTTACAAGCCTGACCAGGCTGAGGCTTGGTCGCAGCTTCTGGCTGCAACCAAATCAAACGGCGCTCAGGCTTCAGGCTTGGCACATGGCACCTGTTTTTTGCTTAGAATTAACTACGGCTCTTAGTCATGCTTTTAGTGAGTTTCCAGAGTGCCCCCAAAACCACAGGAATGACCGCAGCACCAACCCCCACCAAAACAATCACATTAAGATGATCACGCACAAATGGGATATTCCCAAAGAAATAACCACTGAGTACCAGAGAGAGCACCCATAACAGAGCACCGGCCACGTTATAAAACTGAAAGGTCCTGTGCGTCATATCGGAAAAGCCCGCGACAAACGGTGCAAAGGTACGCACCAAAGGCACGAAACGCGCCAGCACCACGGTCTTACCACCATGTTTTTCATAAAATTCATGGGTTTTTTTCAAGGCGTTTTTATCTATCCACTTATGATCTTTTTCCATGATTTTATGGCCGATCAAACTACCTATCCAGTAATTGATCGAATTCCCAGAAACAGACGCAATAATCAGCAAGATGATCACCAACCAGGGATTCATGGCACCAGTCGCACTAAAAGTGCCGGCAATGAATAACAGCGAATCTCCTGGTAAAAATGGGAAGATAACGAATGCAGTCTCACAAAAAACGATCGCGAACAAGACCGCGTAGACTAGCGTTCCGTAATTTTCTATAACGTACTTCAATGATTTATCAGCATGCAAAATCATGCTAAAGAATTCCATAAAATCCATAATTCTCCTTGGTTGCGGCGTCATCATACACTAGCTCGGACATTTCTAAACACGGACAAAGGTATAATCACGGCATGAACGCGATACTTACTCCACACCGCCCCATCCAGGCCCTTCCGGATCATCTCATTTCACAAATCGCAGCAGGCGAAGTGGTGGAACGACCCTCTGCCGTGGTCAAAGAATTGCTCGAAAATGCCTTGGATGCGGGGGCGTCGAACATCACCATACGACTAGAAGAAGGTGGAGTTAAACGCATCGCAATTGCCGACAATGGGCGCGGCATACCGGCCGATCAACTACCACTGGCAGTCGAGCGGCACGCCACTTCTAAAATCGCGTCATTAGAAGAGTTGGAAAATGTTGCCACCCTAGGCTTTCGCGGTGAAGCGCTGGCCTCGATAGCATCCGTGGCGGTATTGACCTTGACCACGCGCACTGCCGATGGGGCGCATGCATGGCAAATAGAGGGTGGCAAAATTACTCCTGCTTCGGGAGCGCAAGGCACCACGGTCGACGTGCAGGATCTGTATTACAACACTCCCGCCAGACGCAAATTTCTTAAATCTGATCAAACTGAATTTGGCCATTGCGCCGAGGTAGTGCGCAGGATTGCATTAGCCCGTCCAGATGTCGCATTTTCTTTATCGCACAATGGCAAAACGGTCGATCATTGGATGGCGACTCCGATTTCCAAGCGTAGCGCGAGCATTTTGGGCGAAGCTTTTGCAAATGCCAGACTAGCACTAGACGAGAGCGCCGGGCCTTTGCGCCTCCATGGTTACATAGGCTTACCTACTGCTTCAAAAGGACGGGCAGACGCGCAGTTTTTTTACGTCAATGGCCGTTTTGTTCGTGATAAATTACTTACCCATGCCGTGCGCGCTGCCTACCAAGATGTTTTACACGGCGACCGCTATCCATCGTATGTGATCGCCCTGGATCTCGATCCTGCCTTGGTCGACGTCAATGTCCATCCTTCAAAAATTGAAGTACGCTTCCGCGACAGTCGTGCTGTACATCAGTTTGTATTCCACGCAGTACATAGGGCGTTGGCACAAACCTCCGCGACAGCCTTCGGTACTGTGCCGGCACCTGCCACCGCAAACTTAGCGGACACTAGCCAGCCTGGCAATGGAAAACTGCCTTGGGTAGGCGGCGAACAAACCAGTTTCTCAGCCCAGTTTGCAGCACCCTCCGCTAGCGGCAACTATCAGGATTACAGCCAAAGTTTCAGACGTACTGAGCAAGATGGAGTGGCGCAAACTACCACGAGCTACGGTGCTTTATTTAACAATCCTGGTGCAGCGTTACATGATCAGAACAATTTCTCAACGGGCGGTGTCGCCGCCTCGCATCAACTGAGCAATGATGAATACCCCTTAGGTTTTGCTTTGGCCCAGCTACATGGCGTGTATGTGCTGGCGCAAAATGCCAAGGGTTTAATCCTGGTAGATATGCATGCGGCCCACGAACGCATTCTGTATGAGCAACTGAAGAACGCCTTAAATGAGGATGCCATGTCGGTGCAAGCACTGCTGATACCGATTACATTTTATGCGGATGCAATTGAAGTCGCGACTGCCACGGACAACGCTGAAGTTTTGCGCTCATTGGGCTTTGATATTGCGGCGATTTCACC from Undibacterium parvum includes these protein-coding regions:
- a CDS encoding TonB-dependent receptor, with the translated sequence MKHLENKQAQQKRLSGLNALVLRMTPIAAGCAVLLSTATGTAFAQQAEAVKNDAGAVENVVVVTGIRRGIEAAISVKKNSNSIVEAVSAEDIGKLPDTSIAESIARLPGLAAQRVGGRAQVISVRGLSPDFATTLLNGREQVSTGDNRSVEFDQYPSELLSGVTVYKTPDAGLVGQGLSGTIDMQVVRPLDFPGRTVSINVRGEKNSLGSIADTKDTGHRFSVSYIDQFADRTIGLALGIADLSSPILDNETGTYEPFSQSSVSGVPAGTFITAGVKSLAKSGTLKRTGFVGVLEYRPSKVWRSTLDVFASKFKQEDTNNQFEANLGGYNGSNNPQGFKYDAVTIANGTLLGGTASGAYPLVRGQYNKREDEIRTVGWGNKFKFDNWSLFADMNYSHAKRDEYYLENNLQLRNPTGGALNDPALTVGWAPGNFATLSGKLNYSDASQLYTGNTIYGYGSTRAPSVEDELKSFKLAATLPSPTMLESIFSDIDVGVNFSDRTKSKRQPEGDLFAKGTPTISNDLLYAPVNLGFAGSGVVPSWNVPGVIAKYFDPVTNNKTNNEAASRAWDVTEKITTAYAKANIESQIGSATLRGNVGLQFISTDQSSASQVSNPNGTLSPVNDGKTYNDTLPSMNLAFGFADQQTLRFGVAKQIARPRLDQLNSGFDFHVDKGTFLPSGSGGNAKLDPWRATAFDISYEKYFGNKAYFAAALFYKNLSTYIYNLSQTRDFSAFTAGTNAITNMGQYTAPYNGNGGVLKGMELSASVPFSMFSSALDGFGISGSTTISESTIDIAQVNDTIGKIQLPGLSKNVSNVTIYYEKHGFSTRISQRRRSDYVGEIGKFNGDRQLRYVVGENVTDFQIGYTFEEGTFKGLGLLLQVNNLTNAAYETYANSKDRQLEYAKYGRVVLFGANYKF
- the tsaE gene encoding tRNA (adenosine(37)-N6)-threonylcarbamoyltransferase complex ATPase subunit type 1 TsaE, whose product is MSYKTILADEAATQALGKSLAPCLLPGLSIHLHGDLGAGKTALTRAILHAAGHQGHVKSPTYTLVEPYQISIKQRAVTLLHFDLYRMLSPEEFLEAGFREEFNDNNICIVEWSEKAAGILPPPDLHIFLSIAGHGRKVELQALSDKGNECLALLRFAPNL
- a CDS encoding N-acetylmuramoyl-L-alanine amidase codes for the protein MSSTTALRTQSVTAKTRRTLLKATSTLLISVLVPSLARAAQILAVRVWPASDYTRVTLENDSELKTSHFTVKDPERLVVDIEGLELNPTLKQLVAKIQANDPYIKQVRVGQNRPNVVRLVFDLKEEVSPQVFSLQPVGSYKHRLVFDLYPANPPDPIAALIEKGDWHKITEKEFPLAKVDPKIASLPEIQPQASAPDADKSHSKAPALIRMITIAIDPGHGGEDPGALGHGGSREKDVVLAIAKRLKEKIEQQPNMRVMLTRDADYFVPLNIRVQKARNVQADLFMSIHADAFVESSARGSSVFVLSDKGASSTAARWLANKENAADLIGGVNLKSHDKQLASVLLDLSTTAQINDSLKLGKVVLSEIGGINRLHKGSVEQAGFAVLKAPDIPSILIETAFISNPEEEARLTDESYQDKMADAIVKGIKKYFSKNPPLAKNKLT
- a CDS encoding VTT domain-containing protein, which codes for MDFMEFFSMILHADKSLKYVIENYGTLVYAVLFAIVFCETAFVIFPFLPGDSLLFIAGTFSATGAMNPWLVIILLIIASVSGNSINYWIGSLIGHKIMEKDHKWIDKNALKKTHEFYEKHGGKTVVLARFVPLVRTFAPFVAGFSDMTHRTFQFYNVAGALLWVLSLVLSGYFFGNIPFVRDHLNVIVLVGVGAAVIPVVLGALWKLTKSMTKSRS
- the mutL gene encoding DNA mismatch repair endonuclease MutL codes for the protein MNAILTPHRPIQALPDHLISQIAAGEVVERPSAVVKELLENALDAGASNITIRLEEGGVKRIAIADNGRGIPADQLPLAVERHATSKIASLEELENVATLGFRGEALASIASVAVLTLTTRTADGAHAWQIEGGKITPASGAQGTTVDVQDLYYNTPARRKFLKSDQTEFGHCAEVVRRIALARPDVAFSLSHNGKTVDHWMATPISKRSASILGEAFANARLALDESAGPLRLHGYIGLPTASKGRADAQFFYVNGRFVRDKLLTHAVRAAYQDVLHGDRYPSYVIALDLDPALVDVNVHPSKIEVRFRDSRAVHQFVFHAVHRALAQTSATAFGTVPAPATANLADTSQPGNGKLPWVGGEQTSFSAQFAAPSASGNYQDYSQSFRRTEQDGVAQTTTSYGALFNNPGAALHDQNNFSTGGVAASHQLSNDEYPLGFALAQLHGVYVLAQNAKGLILVDMHAAHERILYEQLKNALNEDAMSVQALLIPITFYADAIEVATATDNAEVLRSLGFDIAAISPTTLAVRSIPALLKNADAQTLARDVLRDVREFGGSRVLIDRRNELLGTLACHTAVRANRSLTTPEMNALLRQMEQTERADQCNHGRPTWVQLGLNDLDRLFLRGQ